A genomic segment from Sorangium aterium encodes:
- a CDS encoding MSCRAMM family protein: protein MMQPSSSQRNPSRRPLWIAAGLLLAALAGVALFLAFRSGDEQTAGARGPDAGAEKHVRYRNRALVRGAAPAAKEEARPTISGLVYGTDGSTLAGATVVAMTFEVAGNVLSTAGSVKSDDAGRFELTLPDGTYQLSASVDGYGTTSTTARPGEAVSLVLPKSGVIEGRVLDERGEPVRRFSIDVLSAVTAETPATPPLFSRTFESQDGSFRVDQLPSWDVVVRATAAEFAPAFSSNVNVRAGDVEKMDLTLSKGCTLTGQAVDSSGAPLPGVYVDAESLFAVGELSSLAMEAAAQAQTEDDGSFSLPHVPKGTIVVRGYDGSNAVSSTEIEVASCDGLKPVKLVMSPGGTLSGVARDADGKPIAGARLTLMHRPIGFVNTVSEADGSFHFDQVPAGELRVMMRRGEEVMLAAVGIEEGKSAQHDISFAPRGTGEIRGRVTVGGKPLPGARLMLATQIGDDGAIGMFYPVTAEDGSFRASGLPTGGYIINVESTSIGTGVHVKPGEVTTADLQVIDLPSMKGKDAELPLR from the coding sequence ATGATGCAACCGAGTTCGTCGCAACGGAACCCCTCGCGCCGGCCCTTGTGGATCGCCGCCGGATTGCTCCTGGCCGCCCTCGCCGGCGTCGCCCTATTCCTCGCCTTCCGCTCCGGGGACGAGCAGACCGCCGGGGCGAGGGGCCCGGACGCCGGAGCCGAGAAGCACGTCCGCTATCGCAACAGGGCGCTCGTGCGCGGCGCGGCGCCGGCGGCGAAGGAGGAGGCGCGGCCCACCATCAGCGGCCTTGTCTATGGCACGGACGGGAGCACCCTCGCCGGAGCGACCGTCGTCGCCATGACCTTCGAGGTCGCCGGCAACGTGCTCTCGACCGCGGGCTCCGTGAAGAGCGACGATGCCGGGCGGTTCGAGCTCACGCTCCCGGACGGCACCTATCAGCTGAGCGCGAGCGTCGATGGGTACGGGACCACGTCGACCACGGCGCGCCCCGGCGAGGCGGTGAGCCTCGTGCTGCCGAAGAGCGGCGTCATCGAGGGGCGCGTGCTGGACGAGCGGGGCGAGCCCGTGCGCCGCTTCTCGATCGACGTCCTCTCGGCCGTGACGGCGGAGACGCCGGCGACGCCGCCCCTGTTCTCTCGCACGTTCGAGAGCCAGGACGGCTCGTTCCGCGTCGATCAGCTGCCCTCGTGGGACGTCGTCGTCAGGGCGACGGCGGCGGAGTTCGCGCCCGCGTTCTCCTCGAACGTCAACGTGCGCGCCGGAGACGTCGAGAAGATGGATCTGACCCTCTCGAAGGGATGTACTTTGACCGGGCAGGCGGTGGACTCGTCCGGCGCTCCGCTGCCTGGGGTGTACGTGGACGCCGAGTCGCTCTTCGCCGTCGGCGAGCTGAGCAGCCTGGCCATGGAGGCCGCCGCGCAGGCGCAGACGGAGGACGACGGCTCCTTCAGCCTGCCGCACGTGCCGAAGGGCACGATCGTCGTCCGCGGCTATGACGGCAGCAACGCCGTGAGCTCGACCGAGATCGAGGTCGCGAGCTGCGACGGCCTGAAGCCGGTGAAGCTCGTGATGTCGCCCGGCGGCACCCTCTCCGGCGTGGCGCGAGACGCCGACGGCAAGCCCATCGCCGGCGCCAGGCTCACGCTCATGCACCGCCCGATCGGCTTCGTGAACACGGTGAGCGAGGCGGATGGCAGCTTCCACTTCGACCAGGTTCCGGCCGGCGAGCTCCGCGTCATGATGCGGCGAGGCGAGGAGGTGATGCTCGCGGCGGTCGGCATCGAGGAGGGGAAGAGCGCGCAGCACGACATCTCCTTTGCGCCTCGGGGCACCGGGGAGATCCGCGGCCGCGTCACGGTGGGCGGCAAGCCGCTCCCGGGGGCTCGCCTCATGCTGGCCACCCAGATCGGGGACGACGGCGCGATCGGCATGTTCTACCCCGTCACCGCGGAGGACGGCTCGTTCCGCGCTTCCGGGCTCCCGACCGGCGGCTACATCATCAACGTCGAGTCGACGAGCATCGGGACCGGCGTGCACGTGAAGCCGGGCGAGGTCACGACCGCGGATCTCCAGGTGATCGACCTGCCCAGCATGAAGGGCAAGGACGCCGAGCTCCCGCTGCGGTAG